One genomic region from Haloterrigena gelatinilytica encodes:
- a CDS encoding TIGR01548 family HAD-type hydrolase, whose protein sequence is MNADAVVLDVDGVLVDVADSYRRAIVDSVERVHDRTIRKADIQQFKDAGGFNNDWELTYAAALYVLATGEGYGKSIDDFTDEIAARGGGLEAAEDAVREELGARATQRVLERWDRERLRDVFQQLYLGADLYRGLEGGEPDIETRGFIHDEPVLLEESTRDALVEDDALSVGVLTGRPEAEAEIALERVGLEAAIPLEHRFTMDDWEEGKPHPRALTTLAERFDADSVVFVGDTLDDVRTANNAREADPDREYHGIGVLTGGLTGEEGRRKYEAEDASAVLESINALPDLLES, encoded by the coding sequence ATGAACGCAGACGCCGTCGTGTTAGACGTCGACGGAGTGCTCGTCGACGTCGCCGACTCCTACCGACGCGCGATCGTCGACTCCGTCGAGCGCGTCCACGACCGGACGATCCGCAAGGCCGACATCCAGCAGTTCAAGGACGCCGGCGGGTTCAACAACGACTGGGAACTGACCTACGCCGCCGCGCTGTACGTCCTCGCGACCGGCGAGGGATACGGGAAATCGATCGACGACTTCACCGACGAGATCGCCGCCCGCGGCGGCGGCCTCGAGGCCGCCGAGGACGCCGTCCGCGAGGAACTGGGCGCCCGAGCGACCCAGCGCGTCCTCGAGCGCTGGGACCGCGAGCGGCTTCGGGACGTCTTCCAGCAACTGTACCTCGGCGCCGACCTCTATCGGGGTCTCGAGGGCGGCGAGCCCGACATCGAGACGCGCGGGTTCATCCACGACGAACCGGTCCTGCTCGAGGAGTCGACCCGCGACGCGCTCGTCGAGGACGACGCGCTCTCCGTCGGCGTGCTGACCGGCCGGCCGGAAGCCGAAGCCGAGATCGCCCTCGAGCGCGTCGGCCTCGAGGCGGCGATTCCGCTCGAACACCGGTTCACGATGGACGACTGGGAGGAAGGCAAGCCCCACCCGCGGGCACTGACGACGCTCGCCGAGCGGTTCGACGCCGACAGCGTGGTCTTCGTCGGCGACACGTTAGACGACGTTCGGACGGCGAACAACGCCCGTGAGGCCGATCCGGACCGCGAGTACCACGGGATCGGCGTCCTCACGGGCGGGCTCACCGGCGAGGAGGGGCGTCGGAAGTACGAGGCCGAGGACGCCTCGGCCGTCCTCGAGTCGATCAACGCGTTACCGGACCTGCTCGAGTCGTAG
- a CDS encoding glycerophosphodiester phosphodiesterase, whose product MDSPAVIAHRGYAGVAPENTVAAATNAAANDETTMLEIDVQPAACGTPVVIHDERLEGTDTRDGRPLTDATGLIWETSLEEIRAARVLGTEETVPTLAALLEAIPETVGVNVELKNPGTADLRFGESLPAEDRADRRDVWTPFVERVIETCDAFGGELLFSSFCEGALAAVREIAPRYAAAALVWDDLEAGLEIARRYDCEAIHPPRNAIAGTPLTDTECAGFGAGEPEIDILEDAHAEGRTVNVWTAENWRQFEALAAAGVDGIVADYPGLGTYASDQ is encoded by the coding sequence ATGGACAGTCCAGCGGTGATCGCCCACCGCGGTTACGCCGGCGTCGCTCCGGAGAACACCGTCGCAGCGGCCACGAACGCCGCAGCGAACGACGAAACGACGATGCTCGAGATCGACGTCCAGCCCGCGGCCTGCGGCACGCCGGTCGTGATCCACGACGAGCGCCTCGAGGGCACCGATACCCGAGACGGCCGTCCGCTGACCGACGCAACGGGCCTGATCTGGGAAACGTCACTCGAGGAGATCCGAGCCGCACGCGTCCTCGGGACCGAGGAGACGGTGCCGACGCTCGCGGCACTGCTCGAGGCGATCCCCGAGACGGTCGGCGTCAACGTCGAACTCAAAAATCCGGGGACGGCCGACCTGCGGTTCGGCGAGTCCCTCCCGGCCGAGGACCGGGCCGACCGCCGCGATGTCTGGACGCCGTTCGTCGAGCGCGTGATCGAAACCTGCGACGCGTTCGGCGGCGAACTCCTCTTCTCGTCGTTCTGCGAGGGCGCGCTCGCGGCCGTCCGCGAGATCGCTCCACGGTACGCCGCCGCGGCGCTCGTCTGGGACGACCTCGAGGCGGGCCTCGAGATCGCCCGCCGCTACGACTGCGAGGCGATCCACCCGCCGAGAAACGCAATCGCCGGGACGCCGCTCACGGACACCGAGTGCGCCGGGTTCGGCGCCGGCGAGCCAGAGATCGATATCCTCGAGGACGCCCACGCCGAGGGCCGGACGGTCAACGTCTGGACGGCCGAGAACTGGCGCCAGTTCGAGGCGCTGGCCGCCGCCGGCGTCGACGGGATCGTCGCCGACTACCCGGGGCTCGGAACGTACGCGAGCGATCAGTAG
- a CDS encoding LLM class flavin-dependent oxidoreductase produces the protein MELSIVDLAPMPEDGTATEAFEHTIERARRAEDLGYSRFWVAEHHDFTDAVASTTPEVVIPSVAARTDEIRVGSGTVLLNHYSPYKVAETFGVLDALEPGRIDLGLGRATGNPASDLALQPDRSQRRRTGDDQAEKIDEVANYFHDGFADDHPFSDLEIPRSGDSAPEIWVHGSSPASAKIAGELGLPYCFAAFIRPEPAVQAFDTYREHFESSQNGAGLEEPRGAIAVNMTCAETDAEAARLRATAVASSRLLRSGRVDRLPIRSVDRAIDVLGGVPEPTPTDIEPGDWPRHLSGGPETAREILEELTAQAGVDEVVIQSQHADPETTLRSHELLADAVGLESR, from the coding sequence ATGGAGCTCTCGATCGTCGATCTCGCACCGATGCCGGAAGACGGCACCGCAACGGAGGCGTTCGAACACACGATCGAACGCGCCCGGCGGGCCGAGGACCTCGGCTACTCGCGGTTCTGGGTGGCCGAACACCACGACTTCACCGACGCCGTCGCGAGCACGACGCCGGAGGTGGTGATCCCCTCCGTCGCCGCGAGGACCGACGAGATCCGGGTCGGCTCGGGCACTGTATTGCTCAACCACTACAGCCCGTACAAGGTCGCGGAGACGTTCGGCGTCCTCGACGCCCTGGAGCCCGGCCGGATCGACCTCGGCCTGGGCCGGGCGACGGGGAATCCGGCGAGCGACCTCGCCCTCCAGCCGGATCGCAGCCAGCGGCGACGGACCGGCGACGATCAGGCGGAGAAGATCGACGAGGTCGCGAACTACTTCCACGACGGGTTCGCGGACGACCACCCGTTCAGTGACCTCGAGATTCCCCGATCTGGCGACTCCGCGCCCGAAATCTGGGTCCACGGCTCGAGTCCGGCGAGCGCGAAGATCGCCGGCGAACTGGGACTGCCCTACTGTTTCGCCGCGTTCATCCGCCCCGAGCCGGCCGTGCAGGCGTTCGACACCTACCGGGAGCACTTTGAGTCCTCGCAGAACGGTGCCGGCCTCGAGGAGCCCCGCGGCGCCATCGCGGTGAACATGACCTGCGCCGAGACCGACGCGGAGGCCGCGCGGCTCCGCGCGACCGCCGTAGCCTCGTCGCGACTGCTCCGCAGCGGGCGGGTCGACCGACTCCCGATTCGGTCGGTCGACCGGGCGATCGACGTCCTCGGCGGCGTTCCCGAGCCGACGCCGACGGATATCGAACCCGGCGACTGGCCCCGCCACCTCTCCGGCGGGCCGGAGACGGCCCGCGAGATCCTCGAGGAACTGACCGCACAGGCCGGGGTCGACGAGGTCGTGATCCAGAGCCAGCACGCGGACCCCGAGACGACGCTGCGCTCGCACGAACTGCTCGCCGACGCCGTCGGACTCGAGTCGCGGTGA
- the npdG gene encoding NADPH-dependent F420 reductase codes for MRIALLGGTGDIGQGLALRFARDTDHEVLIGSRDPEKARDAVDTYEENLESRGADADVKGFANEMAADRADVVVLSVPPYYAGDTVEAVADNLDSDTILVTPAVGMQGDEDGLHYHPPGTGSVTELVAERAPDEVPVVGAFHNLAADALSNLDNELDLDTLLVADDDDAKETVRNLANEIEGLRALDVGPLANAAEVESVTPLVINIAKYNDDLHDVGVKFN; via the coding sequence ATGCGAATCGCACTACTCGGCGGAACCGGCGATATCGGGCAGGGACTGGCCCTGCGCTTTGCACGCGATACGGATCACGAAGTCCTCATCGGCTCGCGCGATCCCGAGAAGGCCCGCGACGCGGTCGACACCTACGAGGAGAACCTCGAGTCCCGCGGCGCCGACGCGGACGTCAAGGGCTTCGCGAACGAGATGGCGGCCGACCGGGCCGACGTCGTCGTTCTCAGCGTGCCGCCGTACTACGCCGGCGACACCGTCGAAGCCGTCGCCGACAACCTCGATTCCGACACGATTCTGGTCACTCCCGCGGTCGGCATGCAGGGCGACGAGGACGGCCTGCACTACCACCCGCCGGGAACCGGCAGCGTCACCGAACTGGTCGCCGAACGAGCGCCCGACGAGGTGCCCGTCGTCGGCGCCTTCCACAACCTCGCGGCCGACGCGCTCTCGAACTTGGACAACGAGCTGGATCTGGACACCCTCCTCGTCGCTGACGACGACGACGCCAAGGAGACCGTCCGCAACCTCGCCAACGAGATCGAGGGGCTGCGCGCGCTCGACGTCGGCCCCCTCGCGAACGCGGCCGAGGTCGAGAGCGTCACGCCACTCGTGATCAACATCGCGAAGTACAACGACGACCTGCACGACGTCGGCGTGAAGTTTAATTGA